A window from Diachasmimorpha longicaudata isolate KC_UGA_2023 chromosome 5, iyDiaLong2, whole genome shotgun sequence encodes these proteins:
- the LOC135162226 gene encoding uncharacterized protein LOC135162226 isoform X1 has product MTACCRSYLSVKSSVYNQTGENFFQQLGVYNHMNTHLRRVLQAKCIVDAKNPRYVQRHENYKYLRGEKCLHKCHSYDNITISTRNSQYQLMDMLQPSCGATKGSTKSLASFKSPKCDKHLMDPRRKIPSRQELGGCRVTMHLAEPERPVMKSYPADQIYPDYESSFEASTNTSERGITETKDHKSTSPKKNASKRRRKQLENLKYLKFLHDITQEIIDTGIHRDEEIKDVIKKHLAKNLSILNRKKMLKKLHQLTSALNIAEDEEEEGQESDTSSDRTCSSIGKNQSTINRNERSDKSEEIKSARDSSESQESDESIEWQSEIESVINEEDSTSERIHPLET; this is encoded by the exons atgacagcCTGTTGTCGTTCCTATTTATCAGTGAAGAGTTCAG TTTACAATCAAACTGGCGAAAATTTCTTCCAACAGTTGGGAGTCTATAATCACATGAACACTCATCTCCGTCGAGTATTACAAGCGAAATGTATAGTTGACGCGAAGAATCCGCGATACGTCCAGAGACACGAGAACTACAAGTACCTTAGAGGAGAAAAATGTCTGCACAAGTGTCATTCCTACGACAACATTACGATATCGACTCGAAATTCTCAGTATCAGTTAATG GACATGCTGCAGCCGAGTTGCGGAGCGACCAAAGGGTCCACAAAGTCACTGGCATCATTCAAGAGCCCGAAGTGTGATAAACACCTGATGGATCCCAGAAGGAAGATTCCATCGAGACAAGAACTTGGCGGTTGCAGAGTCACCATGCATCTAGCTGAGCCCGAAAGGCCGGTAATGAAGAGCTACCCGGCTGATCAAATATATCCCGACTATGAGTCGAGTTTTGAGGCCTCAACAAACACCTCCGAGCGCGGAATTACTGAAACGAAAGACCACAAGTCAACGTCCCCGAAGAAAAACGCCTCAAAACGTCGAAGAAAACAGTTGGAGAATCTCAAATACCTGAAATTCCTCCATGACATTACCCAAGAAATCATAGACACCGGCATTCACAGAGACGAAGAGATAAAAGATGTCATCAAAAAACACCTGGCAAAGAATTTATCCATTTtaaacaggaaaaaaatgcTCAAAAAATTGCACCAGCTGACATCAGCCTTGAACATTGCCGAGGACGAAGAGGAAGAAGGACAGGAAAGTGACACATCCAGTGACAGGACGTGTTCGTCAATCGGGAAAAATCAAAGTACTATTAACAGAAATGAGAGGAGTGATAAaagtgaagaaataaaatctgCTAGAGACTCCAGTGAGTCTCAGGAGTCTGACGAGTCCATTGAGTGGCAATCTGAAATAGAATCAGTGATCAATGAAGAGGACTCCACGTCGGAGAGGATTCATCCCCTGGAAACGTAA
- the LOC135162226 gene encoding uncharacterized protein LOC135162226 isoform X2, giving the protein MNTHLRRVLQAKCIVDAKNPRYVQRHENYKYLRGEKCLHKCHSYDNITISTRNSQYQLMDMLQPSCGATKGSTKSLASFKSPKCDKHLMDPRRKIPSRQELGGCRVTMHLAEPERPVMKSYPADQIYPDYESSFEASTNTSERGITETKDHKSTSPKKNASKRRRKQLENLKYLKFLHDITQEIIDTGIHRDEEIKDVIKKHLAKNLSILNRKKMLKKLHQLTSALNIAEDEEEEGQESDTSSDRTCSSIGKNQSTINRNERSDKSEEIKSARDSSESQESDESIEWQSEIESVINEEDSTSERIHPLET; this is encoded by the exons ATGAACACTCATCTCCGTCGAGTATTACAAGCGAAATGTATAGTTGACGCGAAGAATCCGCGATACGTCCAGAGACACGAGAACTACAAGTACCTTAGAGGAGAAAAATGTCTGCACAAGTGTCATTCCTACGACAACATTACGATATCGACTCGAAATTCTCAGTATCAGTTAATG GACATGCTGCAGCCGAGTTGCGGAGCGACCAAAGGGTCCACAAAGTCACTGGCATCATTCAAGAGCCCGAAGTGTGATAAACACCTGATGGATCCCAGAAGGAAGATTCCATCGAGACAAGAACTTGGCGGTTGCAGAGTCACCATGCATCTAGCTGAGCCCGAAAGGCCGGTAATGAAGAGCTACCCGGCTGATCAAATATATCCCGACTATGAGTCGAGTTTTGAGGCCTCAACAAACACCTCCGAGCGCGGAATTACTGAAACGAAAGACCACAAGTCAACGTCCCCGAAGAAAAACGCCTCAAAACGTCGAAGAAAACAGTTGGAGAATCTCAAATACCTGAAATTCCTCCATGACATTACCCAAGAAATCATAGACACCGGCATTCACAGAGACGAAGAGATAAAAGATGTCATCAAAAAACACCTGGCAAAGAATTTATCCATTTtaaacaggaaaaaaatgcTCAAAAAATTGCACCAGCTGACATCAGCCTTGAACATTGCCGAGGACGAAGAGGAAGAAGGACAGGAAAGTGACACATCCAGTGACAGGACGTGTTCGTCAATCGGGAAAAATCAAAGTACTATTAACAGAAATGAGAGGAGTGATAAaagtgaagaaataaaatctgCTAGAGACTCCAGTGAGTCTCAGGAGTCTGACGAGTCCATTGAGTGGCAATCTGAAATAGAATCAGTGATCAATGAAGAGGACTCCACGTCGGAGAGGATTCATCCCCTGGAAACGTAA